One Panicum virgatum strain AP13 chromosome 9K, P.virgatum_v5, whole genome shotgun sequence genomic region harbors:
- the LOC120651253 gene encoding uncharacterized protein LOC120651253, which translates to MSSRRRRPRIRAVSWRTRRDGMASDMFLLVPLSFMRACAPWSCLGGVNSKQERAAGCRRPQMAMGMSASPVGHAQPQMAHTPSQSCQVHQLLWIDTLNLDGIVTEHVPVRRSNIFRSYTQYSDIIGWGRLWYHRIHLPDCCIMIHEILFFSELIITVNEMDNQAWEVSGLLHRYWKHCPFRIYLIWNYIRSYFGLQILLSVNIPAFF; encoded by the exons AtgagcagccggcggcggcggccgcgcataCGAGCTGTTTCTTGGCGAACTCGACGAG ATGGAATGGCATCAGATATGTTCCTGCTTGTGCCCCTCTCATTTATGCGAGCCTGCGCACCATGGAGTTGTTTGGGGGGTGTGAATTCGAAACAGGAGCGCGCTGCCGGGTGCCGGCGTCCTCAGATGGCGATGGGCATGTCCGCTTCACCTGTAGGCCATGCGCAGCCGCAGATGGCACATACACCTTCACAAAG TTGTCAGGTACATCAGCTCCTCTGGATTGATACTCTGAATTTGGATGGCATAGTCACTGAACATGTTCCTGTTCGCCGATCCAATATTTTTAGATCGTATACCCAATATAGTGATATCATTGGCTGGGGAAG GTTATGGTATCACCGGATACATCTCCCAGATTGTTGTATCATGATTCATgagatactttttttttctgaactgATCATCACAGTCAATGAAATGGATAACCAAGCATGGGAAGTATCAGGCTTACTCCACAGATATTGGAAGCACTGCCCATTTAGAATATATTTGATCTGGAACTATATACGATCTTATTTTGGACTGCAGATTCTTCTTTCAGTCAATATaccagcatttttttaa